Proteins encoded together in one Ipomoea triloba cultivar NCNSP0323 chromosome 4, ASM357664v1 window:
- the LOC116014921 gene encoding uncharacterized protein LOC116014921: protein MWKCTCQGNCQAEKRGIHAHPVMLIDGFNAALNDCNLLDMGMRGNQFTWERGRGTEAWVEERLDRAVASIEWAEIFEEAVDEGCQAVIETSWQQTMGSGFPQRIALCGESLWLWGGEIYNKFGKRIRQLRDKLKMLKESRSPNIVTQFLDAENELDGLLRQEEIF, encoded by the exons ATGTGGAAGTGCACTTGCCAGGGAAACTG TCAAGCGGAGAAGCGTGGTATTCATGCCCATCCTGTTATGCTCATTGATGGCTTTAATGCGGCTTTAAATGACTGCAATTTACTTGATATGGGAATGAGGGGCAATCAGTTCACGTGGGAACGAGGTCGTGGAACTGAGGCATGGGTTGAGGAGCGACTCGATAGAGCTGTGGCCTCGATTGAATGGGCTGAAATATTTGAAGAGGCAGTG GACGAAGGTTGTCAGGCAGTGATTGAGACCTCGTGGCAACAGACCATGGGTTCGGGCTTCCCGCAGCGTATTGCTCTTTGTGGTGAATCTCTATGGCTTTGGGGTGGCGAAATATACAACAAATTTGGCAAGAGAATTCGGCAGTTACGTGACAAGCTGAAAATGCTTAAAGAGAGCAGAAGTCCTAATATAGTCACTCAATTTTTGGATGCCGAAAATGAACTGGATGGGCTACTAAGACAGGAAGAAATATTCTAG
- the LOC116015354 gene encoding large ribosomal RNA subunit accumulation protein YCED homolog 2, chloroplastic, whose protein sequence is MNTIPSTRPFEAKSLNIFPRATTNSSASQSSSPKRNDHLPLIKKKIQRPGRRLITVSTSDGKWQGSWNSDYTFTLRDLHLQELAEDINQDAQVSVTLCIHKHTGFGLSVDGRVLASFTRKCSNCSSPFCREIDANFNVWVLPSRPKASAQELPFLGYEDPSVIYVKPGHEANLDSLVQDTVRLATSVKETCSESCEKSEPKLQFLDKQNAAPVNRRWSRLLELKNAGL, encoded by the exons ATGAATACAATTCCCAGTACTAGGCCATTTGAAGCTAAATCCTTGAACATTTTCCCAAGAGCCACCACCAACAGTTCAGCTTCACAGTCTTCTTCACCTAAAAGAAATGACCACCTCCCTTTG aTAAAGAAAAAGATTCAAAGGCCGGGGCGCCGCCTGATAACTGTATCTACATCAGATGGAAAATGGCAAGGAAGCTGGAACTCTGACTACACCTTCACTCTCAGGGATCTCCACCTTCAAGAGCTAGCAGAAGACATCAATCAAGATGCCCAAGTTTCTGTTACTCTCTGCATTCACAAG CATACAGGCTTTGGTCTCTCTGTGGATGGTAGGGTCTTAGCATCCTTCACCAGAAAATGCAGCAACTGCTCCTCACCTTTCTGCAGAGAG ATTGATGCGAATTTTAACGTTTGGGTTCTGCCAAGCAGGCCAAAGGCCTCTGCTCAGGAACTCCCCTTTCTAGGCTACGAAGATCCCTCA GTTATCTATGTGAAGCCGGGACATGAAGCCAACCTTGATTCACTCGTACAGGACACAGTTCGGCTTGCAACCTCGGTGAAG GAGACTTGTTCAGAGTCTTGTGAGAAGTCTGAACCTAAATTGCAGT TTTTGGATAAACAGAATGCTGCCCCAGTTAATAGGAGGTGGTCTAGATTGTTGGAGCTAAAAAATGCAGGCTTATga
- the LOC116015353 gene encoding uncharacterized protein LOC116015353 produces the protein MFCAHRQLMRNLTLTFLLLLLQPLPALFRPAVAAEECDGRQPLVEWQTLTKRNYSSEIRLHPHLLLLVTVPWSGESRSLMKQLGHAVNSEQCRFGSLKLRVLFRNSEKMLAEALGANTGISVLYFHNSLFYKYRGRLRAHSILSSVNYVMSLLPEELPLKSLNTPEELKAFLGSTDKALLLLEFCGWTHKVLASGKNNGTENGFGLNEELNETISTNESTAQKGMENEKMDCDIDDGVGFIPQLNKFSLGNESALTNAGNTTHGGSSCEINEFVRFKSFLEKSLTVTREFFLPPERLKFGLVPNRSLLSVLNIEDPGPWLMTLQVAGCPTCSNVLKEDDDLKTIIQTQASLVAELENDADDPGLTLPANKPSMLLFVDRSSDSSTLRQESKQAMDAFRELALHYHNSHMGSGKDTLISEKRSGEAIQKLKGASKHRRLDLFQAAQKINVNEKMSIVIMNEGKHVSVENLVADLQGSSLHEILTYALKKKKGMKLSTIAKDAGFQLLSEDLNIELGDTLAVQEGYHSDQVSGSPTDNVSKDTLDSESSHNDPSNVNTEYAQPLAAQAEVQSDQPSEGDPVVVQEANLDLNKIQMPEKADIFYGEHVAQSELSAAESFQQNNNENFIEHSHVQDATDNSENERIFEKTLEVDEQNQERSFGGSFFFCDGQYRLLRALTGGSKIPSAVIVDPILQRHYVLAEEAVFSHSLLAEFLDRFINESLPPYQQSEPFAPNPRVAPNPPFVNQDFHEADSIPRITANSFTELVLGNLSDPMYASNSWSRDVLVLFSNSWCGFCQRMELVVREVYRAIHGYANMLKTAFDDNKMSLTEDGLTNALVKLPLVYLMDCTLNDCSLILKPLVQREVYPLLLLFPAESKNAVLYKGDVAVYEIIKFLKEHGNDSSGLVREKDSLRTGAGEEELDQNLQKDAPLLKNLYHEVLLKDRMPNLGAKHRQIVSSLNGHQTPLQVVVGSMLIATDMLLNSHPFGESIILIVKGNQSLGFQGLIVNKQIKWESMDEIEEGLEFLKATPLSFGGPVLRRGMPLVALSKRIIEDHNPEVLPNIYFLDQEATLRLLDEAKAGNKSVHDVWFFVGFSRWDGDQLVNEIIEGAWTLSKGTEEQLGWPLM, from the exons ATGTTTTGTGCTCATCGGCAATTGATGAGGAACCTTACACTGACCTTCCTTCTGCTCCTACTGCAGCCGTTACCTGCACTCTTCCGGCCAGCCGTTGCGGCGGAGGAGTGCGACGGCAGGCAGCCATTAGTGGAATGGCAGACCCTCACAAAACGCAACTATTCTTCGGAGATCCGTCTCCATCCCCACCTTCTCCTCCTCGTCACCGTTCCCT GGTCTGGAGAGTCTAGGTCCCTTATGAAGCAGTTAGGTCATGCAGTAAATAGTGAGCAATGTAGATTTGGCTCCCTAAAGCTGAGGGTACTATTTAGGAACAGTGAGAAAATGCTGGCTGAAGCGCTCGGTGCTAACACTGGAATTTCTGttctatattttcataattCCTTGTTTTACAAGTATCGTGGGAGACTTAGAGCTCACAGCATATTATCATCTGTCAATTATGTTATGTCATTATTGCCTGAAGAACTTCCTCTGAAATCTTTGAACACACCGGAGGAGCTGAAAGCTTTCCTTGGTTCAACTGACAAGGCTTTACTTCTCTTAGAATTTTGTGGTTGGACTCATAAAGTGCTGGCCTCAGGCAAGAATAATGGAACAGAAAATGGATTTG GTTTGAATGAAGAGTTAAATGAAACAATTTCAACCAATGAGAGTACAGCTCAAAAG GGGATGGAAAATGAGAAGATGGATTGTGACATTGATGATGGGGTTGGTTTCATTCCTCAGCTTAACAAGTTTTCTTTAGGGAATGAGAGTGCTCTCACAAATGCTGGAAATACGACACATGGTGGATCTTCTTGTGAAATTAATGAATTTGTACGTTTTAAGTCTTTCTTAGAAAAATCCCTGACAGTTACAAGagagttttttcttcctcctgaAAGGCTAAAATTTGGTCTAGTTCCCAATAGATCACTGCTTTCAGTGCTAAATATTGAAGATCCAGGACCATGGTTGATGACACTGCAAGTTGCTGGATGCCCAACTTGTTCAAATGTTCTCAAAGAGGATGATGATCTAAAAACCATTATACAGACCCAAGCATCACTCGTTGCAGAG CTGGAAAATGATGCAGATGACCCTGGGCTCACTCTTCCAGCTAATAAGCCCTCAATGCTTCTTTTTGTCGATAGATCTTCAGATTCATCAACTTTGAGACAAGAGAGCAAGCAAGCGATGGATGCTTTTAGAGAGTTAGCACTGCATTATCATAATTCTCATATGGGGAGTGGAAAAGATACTTTAATTTCTGAAAAGAGATCTGGTGAAGCAATTCAAAAATTGAAGGGTGCTTCCAAACACCGTAGATTAGATCTTTTTCAAGCAGCACAAAAGATAAATGTCAATGAAAAGATGTCTATTGTTATAATGAATGAGGGGAAGCATGTCTCTGTTGAAAACCTTGTTGCTGATTTGCAAGGTAGTTCCCTCCATGAGATATTGACATATGCACTTAAGAAAAAGAAGGGGATGAAGTTAAGCACAATAGCAAAAGATGCAGGATTTCAACTCCTATCTGAAGATCTTAACATCGAACTTGGTGATACTTTAGCAGTACAGGAAGGTTATCACTCCGACCAAGTTTCTGGATCCCCCACAGATAATGTGTCTAAAGATACTCTTGATTCAGAGTCTTCTCATAATGATCCTTCTAATGTTAACACAGAATATGCTCAACCTTTAGCAGCGCAGGCAGAAGTTCAGTCTGACCAACCTTCTGAGGGAGACCCAGTAGTTGTTCAAGAAGCTAATCTGGACTTAAATAAGATTCAAATGCCAGAAAAGGCAGATATTTTTTATGGAGAGCATGTGGCACAGTCAGAACTCTCTGCTGCTGAATCATTTCAGCAGAATAATAACGAGAATTTTATTGAACATTCTCATGTACAAGATGCCACAGATAATTCGGAAAATGAGAGGATCTTTGAGAAAACTCTTGAGGTAGATGAGCAAAATCAAGAGAGAAGTTTCGGAGGTTCGTTCTTCTTTTGTGATGGTCAATACAGATTGCTTAGAGCCCTAACTGGGGGGTCAAAGATTCCATCTGCAGTAATAGTAGACCCAATTTTGCAGCGACATTATGTTTTAGCTGAAGAAGCAGTTTTCAGCCATTCTTTGCTAGCCGAGTTTCTTGATAGATTTATTAATGAGAGTCTTCCTCCATATCAACAATCTGAGCCTTTTGCTCCAAATCCCAGGGTGGCCCCAAATCCACCATTTGTCAATCAGGACTTTCATGAAGCAGATTCTATACCTCGAATAACAGCTAATAGCTTTACTGAGCTGGTTCTTGGAAATCTTTCTgaccctatgtatgctagcaattCATGGAGTCGAGATGTCTTGGTTCTTTTCAGCAATAGTTGGTGTGGTTTTTGCCAGAGGATGGAGTTGGTTGTTCGTGAAGTATATCGAGCAATCCATGGATATGCAAATATGCTAAAGACTGCATTTGATGACAACAAAATGTCATTGACTGAAG ATGGTCTGACAAATGCCTTGGTGAAGCTTCCCTTGGTTTACTTGATGGACTGTACATTAAATGACTGCAGTTTGATCCTGAAACCACTGGTTCAG AGAGAAGTTTATCCATTGCTACTATTATTTCCAGCTGAGAGCAAGAATGCTGTCCTCTATAAAGGAGATGTAGCTGTATATGAGATCATTAAGTTTCTTAAAGAACATGGCAATGATTCGTCTGGTCTTGTTAGGGAGAAAG ACTCTTTAAGGACTGGAGCTGGAGAGGAAGAATTGGACCAGAACTTACAAAAAGATGCTCCTCTCCTGAAAAATTTATACCATGAAGTTTTACTTAAAGATAGAATGCCAAATTTAGGGGCCAAGCACAGACAAATAGTAAGTTCTCTGAATGGCCATCAAACGCCCCTTCAAGTGGTGGTTGGTTCCATGCTAATTGCAACAGACATGCTTCTGAATTCTCATCCATTTGGTGAATCCATAATTCTCATTGTGAAAGGAAATCAGAGCTTAGGATTTCAAGGTCTAATTGTGAATAAGCAGATCAAATGGGAGTCTATGGATGAAATCGAGGAAGGTTTAGAATTTCTTAAGGCAACTCCTCTATCTTTTGGTGGTCCCGTACTCAGACGCGGAATGCCTCTTGTGGCTTTGtcaaaaagaattattgaaGATCATAATCCGGAAGTCCTTCCAAACATCTACTTTCTTGATCAAGAAGCTACACTCCGTTTACTAGATGAAGCGAAAGCGGGAAACAAATCTGTCCATGATGTTTGGTTCTTTGTGGGATTTTCGAGATGGGATGGGGACCAACTAGTTAACGAGAttattgaaggagcttggactCTGAGCAAAGGTACCGAGGAGCAACTAGGTTGGCCTCTAATGTAA